The following proteins are encoded in a genomic region of Oreochromis aureus strain Israel breed Guangdong linkage group 8, ZZ_aureus, whole genome shotgun sequence:
- the sema4gb gene encoding semaphorin-4G: MGSAKPFLLLLLPLMFFNRLSQLWAFPFSPSLDLDVTPRTTVFSKGLLGSTRFIGSSRNYSTLLLEEEAGLLYVGGRGALYALNTSSISTPANLTIDWDASPEQKKQCLNKGRDNQTECYNHIRFLQRYNETHLYVCGTNAFRPLCAYIDAERFSFSSGFEEGRDRCPYDPAKGFTGLIVDGEMFTASQYEFRSSPDIRRNFPFPTLRTEEAPTRWLLEADFVGSVLLKESINSTIGDDDKIYFFFTERSQEQIAYPSQTKVSRVARVCKTDWGGQRTLQRKWTSFLKARMVCSVPEYELHLNILRDVFVLQERDARSSIFYGVFGLEWKNIKASAICQYAFSDVQKVFEGPYMEVQDSKWREYTGKVPDPRPGSCITDLHRSQNINSSRDLPDNVLTFARRHPLMAKQVHPIGVRPLMFKRSVNYVKIAVHKEPALDGNIYTVLFLGTDDGWLHRAVDIDGEMHIIEELQLFDEPQPIGSMVISSPLRSVYVGSYSGVVQVPMSTCKRYTSCYDCVFARDPFCGWDGKVCVEISSRAQKSNLTQDILRGVRGCKENSGNVVHRRRSVMSGDDVLLQCELHSNLATPRWTLNGRELQGYDLNSGYRIGTDGLLIIGARTQQSGIYRCFALENSVSVLVYLYTVRVHTEPYFPVEPTATTNPTTISNPTVFSTGSPTEQPLPSPPAPLPSRPEFQTYRHMEAVYISLVAVLGGLCLVLTVVLLYVSFCTRRASQDRKFSQQGLQVLGASERKRSSHLELKTISSHCNGRQGRRSISVPSFGDMGDGFLQIVPGEGQMSPAKTPPPAPPLPMPPPLPNMDYANGLSATLPSVLRKMNGNSYVLLRQADPDGMSPLYHSFTEELNRILEKRKHTQLDLQPDESSI, from the exons GTCTGTTGGGCAGCACCCGTTTCATCGGCTCTTCCCGAAACTACAGCACCCTGCTGTTGGAGGAGGAAGCTGGGCTGCTGTATGTGGGAGGCAGAGGAGCACTCTACGCTCTCAACACATCCAGCATCTCCACACCTGCAAACCTCACA ATTGATTGGGATGCTTCCCCTGAACAGAAGAAGCAGTGCCTAAACAAAGGCAGAGACAATCAG acagaGTGTTACAACCACATCCGCTTTCTGCAGCGATACAATGAGACCCACCTGTACGTCTGTGGAACGAACGCCTTCAGACCGCTCTGTGCTTATATC GATGCAGAGCGGTTCAGCTTCTCCTCAGGTTTTGAGGAAGGCAGAGACAGGTGTCCGTATGACCCAGCAAAGGGATTCACCGGCCTCATCGTAG ATGGCGAGATGTTCACAGCCTCTCAGTACGAGTTTCGCAGCTCTCCAGATATTCGCCGAAACTTTCCATTCCCCACACTCAGGACAGAGGAGGCGCCCACTCGGTGGCTTCTGG agGCAGATTTCGTGggctctgtgctgctgaaggAGAGCATCAACAGCACTATCGGTGATGATGACAAGATTTACTTCTTCTTCACTGAGAGAAGCCAGGAGCAGATTGCCTACCCGAGCCAGACCAAGGTGTCCAGGGTCGCCAGAGTGTGCAAG ACTGACTGGGGAGGCCAGAGGACTTTGCAGAGGAAGTGGACCTCGTTCCTCAAGGCCAGAATGGTGTGCTCAGTCCCAGAGTATGAGCTGCACCTCAATATCCTGCGTGACGTGTTCGTCCTGCAGGAGCGAGACGCTCGCAGCAGCATTTTTTATGGTGTCTTTGGTCTGGAATG GAAGAATATCAAAGCGTCTGCTATCTGCCAGTACGCCTTCTCAGATGTGCAGAAGGTTTTCGAAGGGCCGTACATGGAGGTGCAAGACTCAAAATGGAGGGAGTACACAGGAAAAGTCCCAGATCCAAGACCTGGCTCT TGTATAACAGATCTGCACAGGTCCCAGAACATCAACTCGTCTCGAGATCTCCCAGACAATGTCCTCACCTTTGCCAGAAGGCACCCGCTGATGGCCAAACAGGTGCACCCAATAGGTGTGCGCCCCCTCATGTTCAAAAGAAGTGTCAACTATGTCAAGATAGCAGTGCACAAAGAGCCGGCACTGGACGGAAATATTTACACTGTTCTGTTTTTGGGAACTG ATGACGGCTGGCTGCATAGAGCTGTGGACATCGATGGAGAAATGCATATCATAGAAGAGCTGCAGCTGTTTGATGAACCACAGCCCATAGGGAGCATGGTCATCTCCTCACCTTTG AGGAGTGTCTATGTTGGGTCCTACTCGGGAGTCGTGCAGGTACCGATGTCAACCTGCAAGAGGTACACTTCCTGTTATGACTGTGTGTTCGCCAGAGACCCCTTCTGTGGCTGGGATGGGAAAGTGTGTGTGGAAATATCTTCACGTGCACAAAA GTCGAACCTAACCCAGGATATCTTGAGAGGGGTCAGGGGCTGCAAGGAGAATTCAGGAAATG TGGTCCATCGGAGGCGTTCTGTGATGTCGGGTGACGACGTGCTACTCCAGTGTGAACTACACTCCAACCTGGCAACTCCACGCTGGACGCTAAACGGCAGGGAGCTCCAGGGATACGACCTCAATTCGGGCTATCGGATCGGCACAGATGGCCTCCTGATAATCGGAGCTCGCACCCAACAGAGCGGCATTTACCGCTGCTTTGCTCTCGAGAACTCAGTCTCAGTTCTGGTCTATCTCTACACAGTAAGGGTTCACACAGAGCCGTACTTCCCTGTGGAACCCACAGCCACAACTAACCCCACTACAATTTCCAACCCGACTGTTTTCTCTACCGGCAGCCCCACTGAGCAGCCCTTGCCCTCACCTCCCGCCCCACTTCCTTCAAGACCTGAGTTTCAGACCTACAGACACATGGAGGCCGTGTACATCTCTCTGGTGGCGGTTCTCGGTGGGCTTTGCTTGGTGTTGACTGTGGTCCTTCTTTATGTAAGCTTCTGCACTAGACGAGCCTCTCAGGATCGGAAGTTCTCCCAGCAAGGTCTCCAAGTCCTAGGTGCCTCTGAGAGAAAAAGGAGCTCCCACCTTGAACTTAAAACCATCTCCAGCCACTGCAATGGCCGTCAGGGTCGTCGGTCCATCTCAGTGCCGAGCTTTGGGGACATGGGTGATGGCTTCCTCCAAATAGTGCCAGGTGAAGGCCAGATGTCTCCAGCTAAAACACCTCCTCCGGCTCCTCCTCTTCCCATGCCACCCCCGCTTCCCAACATGGACTACGCCAACGGGCTTTCGGCCACTCTGCCCAGCGTGCTGAGGAAGATGAACGGAAACAGCTACGTGCTGCTGAGGCAGGCCGACCCTGACGGTATGTCCCCGCTCTACCATTCCTTCACAGAGGAGCTCAACAGGATCCTGGAgaaaaggaaacacacacagctggacTTGCAACCCGATGAGAGCTCCATCTAG